In bacterium, one genomic interval encodes:
- a CDS encoding helix-turn-helix transcriptional regulator has protein sequence MSKIGERIRRARKSAGLSQEELSDKIRVNRSYLSLVENGKSSPTFEFLEKVASGLEVRVEDLVVGRGQNGSEPAELDDTPVCEGLAELLEDEEQMLLMNPSPEELRILRSIRVDTRFRPSKRFFVEALLDFRKNRHPR, from the coding sequence ATGTCAAAGATCGGTGAACGCATCCGTCGAGCCCGCAAATCCGCCGGGCTCTCCCAAGAGGAGCTTTCCGATAAGATCCGTGTGAATCGGTCTTATCTCTCGCTCGTCGAAAATGGCAAGTCTTCCCCGACTTTCGAGTTCTTGGAGAAAGTCGCTTCCGGTCTCGAAGTCCGTGTCGAGGATTTGGTGGTCGGTCGGGGACAAAACGGGTCGGAGCCCGCAGAACTTGATGACACCCCGGTCTGCGAGGGTTTGGCCGAGCTCTTGGAGGATGAGGAGCAGATGCTGCTCATGAATCCATCGCCCGAAGAGTTGCGGATTCTACGCAGTATTCGCGTGGATACCCGCTTCCGGCCTTCCAAGAGATTCTTCGTGGAGGCGCTGCTCGATTTCCGCAAGAACCGGCACCCCCGATAA
- a CDS encoding STAS domain-containing protein yields the protein MKHALTMKNGIPVFELKGKIMGGPEANAFHEELKKTVAGGQRKIIIDLGEVEWMNSSGLGMLISALTTVKNAGGDLKLARATEKITSLLVITKLSSVFDSQPTLEATIAAFK from the coding sequence ATGAAGCACGCGTTAACCATGAAGAACGGGATTCCCGTTTTTGAACTCAAGGGAAAAATCATGGGAGGTCCCGAGGCGAATGCTTTTCACGAAGAACTGAAGAAAACCGTAGCCGGCGGTCAGCGAAAGATCATCATTGATCTCGGGGAAGTAGAGTGGATGAACAGTTCGGGACTGGGAATGCTGATCTCGGCTCTGACCACCGTGAAGAATGCGGGCGGGGACCTCAAGCTTGCCCGTGCCACCGAGAAAATCACTTCGCTCCTGGTCATCACCAAACTTTCCTCCGTTTTCGATTCGCAACCGACCCTCGAAGCGACAATCGCCGCGTTCAAATGA